aATAATTGAATTACATGCTGTGTGTTttgaagggataaaaactattaaaaaagactagtggataactcaaCACTGTCGTTTCACATGACTGAACTCTACATGACACACTCATTTGACGTGACTGAACTCTGACTTGAAacggatcgttcattcattcgcaactgccaagtgcagctggttaccgTATCACTTCACAATGAGTAAGACGCGAAAGAGGCTCAGGTtattcgggataacaagcttgtcagcagaactttcaaagggggggggggttccatgcgaaacaatcgacaatgcttgatttctgtgtgaaactgttgcttattactgtttttgttcacaaggtaattctgtataatgtacatgtagtggataaaaaaatggaaacatctgggtaaatgagggacaccaagtatattgaaagcaagggcttccacacaggtgtggctcaagcttttattaagcaaataacatcccagcatgcttagggtcatgtataaaaatgctggacaggcctggttgcctataattatggctagcatggctgcaagaggagacctcagtgactttgaaagaggggtgattgttggggcgcgtttggcaggagcttcagtgaccaagacagctcaacttgctgatgtttcacgagcaacggtgtctaaggtgatgtcggcatggaactctgagggaaagacatcatcagcaaagggcaacagtgggcggaaatacatactccaggatcgtgatatccgtgcattaattcgaagtgcaaggcaaaacaggcgagcaactgcagatcaattgactgcaaatttcaacctggggcgcgagcagccagtttcatcaaaaacggtctgctgagaactccacagagcgggataccatagtggcccaacgccctattaagtgactttacattttttttgtccactacctgtacatttgCTAACTTTTGCTATATgccgtcaaattagacagtacaagccaataactAAAAGTGCAGTCAACAGTTTGTGcccagtttgtggttggattgttttcgtaaaaataacgctgtagttcttttattaattcttatttcaatcgatCTATACGAGTTGTACAGagcttgtacagtactgtatactgtaattgattcattcactgcagttttcaatcgttttcataaggacatttaacaaaataaacttgtaaatactgtaaatgtgtgagttctgttacttgtatgcatgttaatgccatggctcatgtgcacctgTGATTAACTCAACACCTTGGAcaagtcaacactaaatggcatcccctGGGATGTCGAGTTAACCGAAGTTGACTGTACTGAACGAAAaaactgtcaaataaaaaaaatgtgaaatttcaaaatctaacatgaaatactactattatatactactattatggctgccggtagacttttgcaatatcatttggtagtttctttgattacatgacgttaaatacaatatctaaaattatattatatatatatatttaaattaaatgtcaaaatcctaaaattctaggtgatgtgaaacttttggccatagctgtagaagtAGAAATGTTCTGATCAACGAGATCAGAATTGCCGACTTGTTTAATTTGAAACAGAACCAATGCCAGTAATGGAATGTTGGCTGTGCAGAAATCTGTAACTGGAGGTAGTCAAAGCAATGGAACAGTCAGCTCTATGCCAGACTTTGATCTACAAAAAGCATATTTGCATTGCGATGTTGCATTGATTAGTAATTTAACTCCACTTTAACACAGAAACAGATGCAGTAAAAGGTTTTTTAATCCCAGCCAGCCACTCATGTCAGCCGCTCTACAGATTTTGGTCCAGCCACTTGATGTAGTTGTGCATGGTCCGAATGCCAATGGAAAAGTAGGTGGGCCATAGTCCAAATATCATGCAGCCGTGAAACCCATCTTCATAATGGTCATGGGTCACGCGGATTCCAGCTTGCTCTAGGCGCCTGGCATACATGATCCCGTCATCTCTCAAGACGTCATGTTCACAAGTCAGGACGTACGTCTGGGGCAGCAGTTTAAGGACGTCCTCGTCAGCAATCAGGGGTGCGGCTCGGACATCCAGCAGAGCAGGAACCTCCTGGATGACCTTGGGGGTTCCTGTGGCCTGGACTACCGGCATGTAATTCTTCTTTAATGCGGATGGCAGGAGCGAGGTCCAGTTGACTTTTTCACGGCTAGTGGCAACTTGACTAAGGTCCAAGGAGGTGTGGTTATTGACCAACAATGAGTGGATAAAGCTTGGGTCCCCATTCAGGTATTCCAGCCAGAATTTGACCATGAGTGGACGGTAAAGGATAGGTACATCCCTATTCTGCTGGTAGGAGGGAGTGTTGAAATCCAGGGCTTGGAGCACCGGGTAGATTAAAGACTGAAGCTTGGGTTTATTGGTGACACTGCTGTCCAGAGCAAGCTAAATAAAAATGGAGTGAAAACAAAATCTTAAATCTGCGTTATAGTGAGTGCACAGCAAAGCCATGTTCAGGTGTAactgaacacaaaaaaatgtacaataaaaatctagataagGTGTTGGACACAGTAGATGAATGGATCAGTTTCGAAAAGCATTTAATAACGAATGCAGCACTATTgagtacatacagtaaaaaagGTCCTGCTAGTGCATCTCAGTAATGCCAGGGAAACCCCAGTTGCCTGGTGACCCACCTGTTGAGACACAGCAGCTGCCAGGTTCCCTCCTGCACTGTCTCCAGACACAGCCACTCTATTGGGGTCCACTGAATATTTAGCCAGCACCTCTGGAAGGAGGAAATGTTTGGTGCCAAGATAAGCATCATTGTACTGCTCTGGGAAATGCACCTCTGGTGCCAATCTGTAACTGAGAAAGGACAGAAACATCATGTTTTGACCAGGGGCATTCAAATCAGAAGAATTATCAACCcaggcttatttttttttcagcagttttcTAGGACTTAACTGAAAGCTTTCTTTTATAGTTTTCACCAGTATGTTGATGAGAAACAACCAAAACAAATAGTCAAACAGATTTTAGTCTTGACTTTAAATTCTAGACTGGAAACAGAAACCTTCAAAGCACTCCAAAGTCATTTCTTGATGTTCAATTTTTGTCAAtgcaacacaaagaaaacaatatctagtgaacagtgttttgtatttttttgcccCCATGGTCTTCTACTTACTcaacagaaacaacaacagcattcAGATCTTCTGCCATTTTCCTGCAAAGATAATCATAGGACTGCATCCCTGTGGATGAAGACACATTATTAAACATAGGAATATGCATAGATGTCTTACACAGAATGTGCTGTTCCAGAATAGGGACAGATTCTATGGCAGTGTGACTTCCTACTGCATCCAAAAAATGCTGTAATAAGGCCTGTAATAAGGTTACATATTTTACAAACCTTCCTTTTAAGAGGTTTGTAAAATAGTAGTTGATGAGCTGAATTACGCTGTCCAGGAAAAGACTGGACCTCATTGACTTCATAGTAGAATTGCTGGTGGGCTAGTGAAATCGCATGCTTCCCTCAAAACACCAACATTGTATTCAACACTTACTTGCGCTGCCCAGGGACCATCCTCCTCCGTGTATGTAAACCACACTTCTCTTTAATTCACTGTCGCTCCCCCTGGTAGCTTCAAACACCCTGACCTGCACCCCATCAAACACGGTGTCCGTTACTCTGACCCCTTCACTGGACGTGGGACTGAGCATTCCAAAAAATGTCACCGCAAAATTGAGTACCCTGATGTGGTGGCTCAGCCCCAGACTGTGTGCCAGGTTACCCTACGGAGATGAGACAGGAATACCGTTACTGTGAACTGTCAGGGACTGGAAGACAGCATTACAGCCTATTCACCAaagaaagaagactcccattgcatagcagttggatccattcctggttttactaggagtttaataagactccaGAGGTTGATACATACACACTGTAGTTAATCAAGCTTgcactaaaacctggaatggatccaACGGCCAAACAATATATGCCAATTCCAGTGGTGCTTTATAAATTCTCCGGTGTCTCCAGATGTTCTTGAGCTTCTCTGAGTATCTTATTAGCGCACCTACAATTGAATCGTCTGCTAAAATTGGAAAGAAATGTATTAGCACAATGTTCACAGAGATGTCATTATTTTGCAGGACATGAGGGCACAGAAAACCACTGCTTAATGTGGCACAACTGCTGTCATACTGTTGCATTGAAAACTTGCTGTCCTTGATCTAGTCAGTTATTCTTACTTTGATCTCGTAACATCCAAGCCAATACATCCTTTTCATAAAGcgatttacaaaaaatatatattttatagcaaTGCATGGCGTAGTGTTACACTACAAAATAACATGATGTTCCCTTTGGTTACTCAAGGACAAATTAACAAATCCATCTGATTTAGAGGGAAAATAACATTGTGTCCAATCTTTTAACATGGTCTCATGGGAGAGTTCCTAAGTCAAACCAGATAGTTGCAACACtctttaaaaacaacatatttgaGGTGGGGTGCGGTGTAGCTCAAAGTTTGCCATTCCATTGTCACACTGTCAGAAttatttcataaacatttaaacatgcaaacaaatattttaaaaaagatatgTGTTAAACAGCTGCAAAAGCAAAATACTGTACAAGGTTGATCGAATGAACCCCTTAGGGTTATGTCCCCCTTTTAAGGGTTTTATGTGCTGACTCACATTTTAGTTATGAAACGCCAGCCAGAGTGATGCATGAATACTGGTTATCCCTCACAACAGAGTAGGTTCCTGCTCACGTGGTGTGACTTGCACTGACGTTCATTGGCTGGGGTTTCATTGTGCTAAAGGATCATTCTCCTTTTTAACATCCTCATTTATTTGCCTCCTGTGAGTCACAATCACACTTACGCGGTTTATTTCATATGCTGTTAatagagttatatatatatatatatatatatatatatataatattataggAATTTCGTATGAAGTGGTATTTAGTACATCCAAAAAACGTTAAAGGTTTCTCACCAAGTTCTGAAAATACCCTTATTGAGAATACAGGGAGAATAACAGTTTGTGGAGGTTGATCACGCGGAACCCTACGCACACGACTACACAGTAGTCCAAACGTAACTAAAGCTGAACCGCACGCTTAAAGCCGCTGTAGAAACTGAATTTGCACGCAGGTAATTAAATACAGCAAATACCAACCCCGCACATGTACGTACAGCGCAGATTGTTTTAAAGTAACTGCTAAACATTTACAGCCATCTCTGTATTGTTTATGTTGGTATATTAATGGCTTTTGATTAAACATAAGTGAGGCGCACatacaaacataaaacaaacaatagaGAAGGTAGACTGGTACTGTTTAATCAGGgagcaataaaaaaatgaattgcgtGCAGCCTGGACAGTTCCACACAGCAGACCCCTACTCA
The sequence above is drawn from the Acipenser ruthenus chromosome 12, fAciRut3.2 maternal haplotype, whole genome shotgun sequence genome and encodes:
- the nceh1a gene encoding neutral cholesterol ester hydrolase 1a; translated protein: MKSTLGFVFFCFVLTAYYIYIPLPHTISEPWKLMMLDATFRGVQHLGNLAHSLGLSHHIRVLNFAVTFFGMLSPTSSEGVRVTDTVFDGVQVRVFEATRGSDSELKRSVVYIHGGGWSLGSARMQSYDYLCRKMAEDLNAVVVSVDYRLAPEVHFPEQYNDAYLGTKHFLLPEVLAKYSVDPNRVAVSGDSAGGNLAAAVSQQLALDSSVTNKPKLQSLIYPVLQALDFNTPSYQQNRDVPILYRPLMVKFWLEYLNGDPSFIHSLLVNNHTSLDLSQVATSREKVNWTSLLPSALKKNYMPVVQATGTPKVIQEVPALLDVRAAPLIADEDVLKLLPQTYVLTCEHDVLRDDGIMYARRLEQAGIRVTHDHYEDGFHGCMIFGLWPTYFSIGIRTMHNYIKWLDQNL